TAAAACATTTTCAGTTAAGTGAATTGCATCACATTTCTTTGAAATAATCTTAATCTTATCTACAAATTTTTGAATTGATTCATTTGTGTCAATATTCGGTAAAATTTTGGGCGGATTTGCTTCATATCTGACAGTCATAATCTGATTTCTTTTCTTCTTGGTTAAAACCTTTGAATACCAAAACCCATATGGAATAGTAGGAACGAACCACAATGAAATTGGATGAATTAAAGTCTCGCCTTTCTAATACTATTAATCCTGAAATTAAATTTGATGACAAATATCGTTTGGCATCAATACTTGTAGTGATTTATGGTAATGAGCCAATTGTTGTAATGACTGAAAAACCAAAACATATGACATTTCATGCTGGTGAAATTTCATTTCCTGGTGGAAAACTTGAATCAAATGATTCGAATCTTTTAGAAACTGCATTGCGTGAAACAAGTGAAGAAATTGGATTGGAAATACCAAAATCAAAAGTAATTGGACAACTAGAACCCGTTGTTACGTTAAACTCTGGTTTTATGATTCTCCCCTTTGTTTCTATAGTCAATGAAATTCCAAAACTATCTGCAAATGCTGAAGTTGAAAAAATTTTTCATATCCCTTTAGAGCCATTTTTACAAACTCAGACAAAAGATCCCGATCCATATCATAATCGTATACAAGAAATGTATACCTTTGAATACAAAAACCAAATTGTATGGGGAGCATCGGCTAGAATCTTAAAACAGATTCAAGATTGCCTGAACACCTGAGATTCATT
The genomic region above belongs to Nitrosopumilus sp. and contains:
- a CDS encoding CoA pyrophosphatase; amino-acid sequence: MKLDELKSRLSNTINPEIKFDDKYRLASILVVIYGNEPIVVMTEKPKHMTFHAGEISFPGGKLESNDSNLLETALRETSEEIGLEIPKSKVIGQLEPVVTLNSGFMILPFVSIVNEIPKLSANAEVEKIFHIPLEPFLQTQTKDPDPYHNRIQEMYTFEYKNQIVWGASARILKQIQDCLNT